The DNA window TATTATCCGTAACGGTCGATTTCAACGTTACACTTTGTCCATATGTAACCGTATTTGCGCTGCCAGTGAGAGATACTTCCACAGTATTAGCCGCAAAGGCCACTCCCGAAAAACTACTTATTAAAAATACGATACCAGATAAAAGGCAACACTGCGCATATAGCCTCTTTCTAGTAAATAAAGAACTCACTCCCATTTTCATTCCTCCAAATTTCATATGCCAAGCTCATTTCGACATATATTCGACAAAAATATGTGCACTTCCTGCCAAAAGATATATAGACAAATAAAAAACATTTCTAAAAACTTCATTCCCCAGAGCACGATCATATTCGGCTTCATGAATAAAATTTAATCAGGATTAGAAGTATATTTCATAAGATTAATTATCTCAATTTCATTTTACAAAGTACGACATTAACGTTAACAATCAACGAACAATGTATTGTTATGATAAAAATTCCGACTTACATATCTACAACCAAGAGGAGAGTACACAATGTTTATGAAGTTTAAAAAAGGGTCAGCAACAATTCTATCAGTTGCACTAGTTCTCGGTTTAGCCACTGTCCCATCAGCATTGCCTGCCTATGCTGAATCGTTAGGGAACACAAGTAATGAGATTAGTAAAATTACGGCTACATTTTATGGCGACACCACAAGTTCCAAAGGATTTACCTGGTATACTTCTAAAGTTTTTACAGGCAGCACAGTACAAGTAACAAAAAAAACGAGTTCTAATGCTGATTTTACGAATGCTATCGAATTTGAAGGTACATCCTCTCTATCGACCAATTCTGGAGAAGAGCTTGTTCATAAAGCAGTAGCTACAGGACTTGAAGCGAACACTACTTATTATTATCGTGTAGGTGACAAAGAGCGTGGGACATGGAGCGAAACAGGTACGTTCCTGACTGCTCCTAAGAGCGGTGAATTTACCTTTATCGATATAGCTGATACTCAAGCAAAAAGCGAAGATGAAGCCATATTGTCTGCAGAGACGCTCGAGAAAGCACTTCAAACTGTAGATAATGCTCAATTTGTCGTCCATAACGGAGATATCGTAGATACGGGTACGAAGGAAGAACAGTGGAACTGGCTACTGGGTCATTCACAAGAAAGTTTACTGAATACAACCATTGTTCCTTCAGCGGGTAATCACGAAGATGAGAACTACGCTTTTTATGAGCACTTTAATATTAACGCCCCTGCGGGCTCTGCTACAGAAACAGGAGCGTATTATTCCTATGATTACAGCAATACTCATTTTATCGTTCTGAACTCCAATGAGGATTCCGAGAAATACGCCAATTTCTCCGAAGATCAAGTTGAATGGTTAAAGAAAGATGCTATAGCAGCCAAAAAGGCTGGTGCAAAGTGGATCATTGTTAACATTCATAAAGGTCCCTACACTACGTCTAATCATGCATCAGATGATGACATCATGAATGACAACGGCGTTCGCAACCAAATTGCACCACTCATGGCCGAGCTTGATATCGACTTTGTTATGCAAGGTCACGATCATATTTATGCTCGAACCAAACCAATCGCACAAGATGGCAAAGCAACAACGCCATCAAAAGTAACTGAAACATTAAATGGAGAAACCATTGAATATAGTGTTGATCCTGATGGAAGTATTTATATTATTCCCGCAACGGCAGGACCCAAAGTTTACTACAAGAACCCAAGTGAAAAGCTTGGAGATAGCTACTACAACCTCTTTGAACGAGCTGAAGAGAATCATGCGGCACCCTATGGCCCAGATCCAAATGATGATCGTAGACCGAAACGTTCACAGATACAGAACTTTGTTGGCATCACCGTAGATGGAAACAAACTTACAGCCGTTACGTATGAAATCGATCAAAGTAAATATGATGCCAAGCCATATATTGTTGATCAATTCGGTATCATCAAACAAGATGCAGAAACGCCTCCAACGAGTGTAGAACCTACTGTGTCTCTGAAAGACATCTCCGGACATTGGGCGAAAAGTGCTATTGAGGCCGGTGTTGCTGCAGGATACATTTCAGGTTACAGTGATCAGTCATTTAAACCAAACGCGAAAATTAACCGTGCTGAGTTCATTTCGATGCTTGGTCGTGCTCTACAAATGAATGAAACAACGATTTCACTGACATTTACAGATTCAAAGAATATACCATCATGGGCAACCTCTTATATTTCTCAAGCTGTAGAAGCAGAAATTATTAGTGGCTATACAGATGGCACGTTCAGAGCAGATAAACAACTCAATCGTTCAGAGATTACAACATGGATGGTTCGTGCTGCGAAGCTTAAAGTCAATACAAAAGCACCGCTTTCCTTCTCCGATAAGAACTCTATCCCGACGTGGGCTGTACCTTATGTTGCGACAGCCGTTGAGGAAGGACTTGTGACTGGTGTTAGTCAGAACCGATTTGCCCCTGAGCTAATGGTTACTCGTGCAGAAGCAGCAGCCTTTATCTCAAAATTGTTGAAAGTAACAAACTAACTACGTTAACCATATATTTTTTACTGAAAGACCTCCCTCTCATTTGTGTATGAGAACGAGGTCTTTCTTTATTTTCCACTCACATGTTTGGTAAGTAGAATTTTTCGAATCTAACGTTTGTTGACTATAGTATCAAGTTTGTTGTCTAGAAGCACCCGCTTCTCCTCTTATACAATGAACTTAACAAGTTCAAAACAAGCGATAAAACACCATAAGGAGTGACAGAT is part of the Paenibacillus segetis genome and encodes:
- a CDS encoding S-layer homology domain-containing protein; translated protein: MSLKDISGHWAKSAIEAGVAAGYISGYSDQSFKPNAKINRAEFISMLGRALQMNETTISLTFTDSKNIPSWATSYISQAVEAEIISGYTDGTFRADKQLNRSEITTWMVRAAKLKVNTKAPLSFSDKNSIPTWAVPYVATAVEEGLVTGVSQNRFAPELMVTRAEAAAFISKLLKVTN